A DNA window from Halanaerobium saccharolyticum subsp. saccharolyticum DSM 6643 contains the following coding sequences:
- a CDS encoding co-chaperone GroES, giving the protein MSIKPLDDRVVVKYVEKDDGEEKTKGGIVLPDTAKKDEKPQQAEIVAVGRNIAPEGEEAEVAVGDTVVFDKYAGTKVEIDSEEYIILSMDDVLAVID; this is encoded by the coding sequence ATGAGTATTAAACCATTAGATGACAGAGTTGTAGTAAAATATGTAGAAAAAGATGACGGTGAAGAAAAAACCAAGGGAGGAATTGTTCTTCCTGACACAGCAAAAAAAGATGAAAAACCGCAGCAGGCAGAAATTGTTGCTGTAGGTAGAAATATTGCTCCAGAAGGTGAAGAAGCAGAAGTAGCTGTAGGGGATACAGTAGTCTTTGATAAATATGCTGGAACAAAAGTCGAAATTGATTCTGAAGAATATATAATCTTATCAATGGATGATGTTTTAGCAGTAATTGATTAG
- a CDS encoding YerC/YecD family TrpR-related protein: MSRNIKDKFTEQLFEAILMLEDKEECYNFFQDIATIGEIKALGQRLEVARMLKEGYTYDHIVDETGVSTATISRVKRSLEYGEDGYNLILSRFNQNKD, from the coding sequence TTGTCCCGAAATATAAAAGATAAATTTACTGAGCAATTATTTGAAGCTATTTTAATGCTTGAAGACAAAGAAGAATGTTATAACTTTTTTCAAGATATAGCTACTATAGGAGAAATTAAAGCTTTAGGGCAACGGCTTGAAGTAGCTAGAATGCTTAAAGAGGGTTATACATATGATCATATTGTAGATGAAACAGGAGTTAGCACTGCAACTATCAGTAGGGTTAAACGTTCATTAGAATATGGAGAAGATGGCTATAATTTAATTCTAAGTCGCTTTAATCAAAATAAAGATTAA
- the tsaD gene encoding tRNA (adenosine(37)-N6)-threonylcarbamoyltransferase complex transferase subunit TsaD, which yields MGVEKVEFEDRIKDEKEDIYILALESSCDETAASINKNGLEVLSNVVSSQVDLHKKFGGVVPEIASRKHLELLLPVIDQALEEAGIGFEDLDAVASTYGPGLVGGLLVTLTAAKTISLSLNIPLIGVNHIAGHIYANFIENPDIKKPLLCLTISGGHTDLLYFENLRGYKILGRTIDDAAGEAFDKISRFMGLGYPGGPAIEKAALAGNKEAIDFPRADLGDSYNFSFSGLKTAVMNHVNNEEQRGNEIDKNDLAASFQEAVVDSLASNLIKAVKEYQVQSVVLSGGVAANQRLREVIGQRLAKHKLKLYYPPLELCTDNAAMIGAVAYYQYLDRDFAPLSISADPALKL from the coding sequence TGAAGATAGAATTAAAGATGAAAAAGAAGATATTTATATATTGGCACTTGAAAGTTCCTGTGATGAGACAGCTGCTTCAATTAATAAAAATGGACTAGAGGTATTGTCAAATGTTGTGTCTTCACAGGTAGATCTTCATAAAAAATTTGGTGGGGTAGTACCAGAAATAGCTTCTCGAAAGCATCTGGAATTATTATTGCCGGTAATTGATCAGGCTTTAGAGGAAGCAGGAATTGGCTTTGAAGACTTAGATGCTGTAGCGTCTACTTATGGCCCAGGACTAGTTGGAGGGCTTTTAGTTACTTTAACCGCTGCTAAGACTATTTCTTTATCATTAAACATTCCTCTAATTGGTGTTAATCATATTGCTGGTCATATTTATGCAAACTTTATTGAAAATCCCGATATTAAAAAACCTCTGCTTTGTTTAACAATTTCAGGTGGACATACAGATTTATTATATTTTGAAAATCTAAGAGGTTATAAAATTTTAGGGAGAACAATCGATGATGCTGCAGGTGAGGCTTTTGATAAAATATCTAGATTTATGGGGCTTGGTTATCCAGGTGGACCTGCTATAGAAAAAGCAGCTCTTGCTGGTAATAAAGAGGCAATAGATTTTCCCCGAGCTGATTTAGGAGATAGTTATAATTTTAGTTTCAGTGGCCTAAAAACTGCCGTTATGAATCATGTAAATAATGAAGAACAGCGTGGAAATGAAATTGACAAAAATGACTTAGCTGCAAGTTTTCAAGAAGCAGTTGTTGATAGTCTAGCTTCTAATCTGATTAAAGCCGTAAAAGAATATCAAGTTCAGAGTGTTGTTCTTTCAGGTGGAGTAGCAGCTAATCAACGCCTTAGAGAGGTGATAGGCCAAAGACTTGCCAAACACAAGCTCAAATTATATTATCCTCCTCTGGAGTTATGTACTGATAATGCTGCAATGATTGGCGCAGTTGCCTATTATCAATATCTTGATCGGGATTTTGCACCTTTAAGTATTAGTGCTGATCCGGCTTTAAAATTGTAG
- the ppdK gene encoding pyruvate, phosphate dikinase — protein MKKYVYAFEDGKKEMKSLLGGKGANLAEMSKIGLPVPPGFTITTEACIHYIEIGEKLEDSLKESIFKHLEDLEDEIGKDFGDVNDPLLVSVRSGAVISMPGMMDTILNLGLNDKSVEGLAKKTSNPRFAYDSYRRLIQMFGNVVLGIPGYEFDNYLERKKEKKDYDNDTDLTVDDLKDIIQDFKALIKNRKDIEFPQKPEEQLIMAVKAVFSSWNNARAISYRNHNDIPHDLGTAVNVQTMVFGNIGDNSGTGVAFTRNPATGENKVFGEFLLNAQGEDVVAGIRTPKDISELNNLMPEVYEEFMEVTETLEQHYKDMQDIEFTIQEGDLYLLQTRTGKRTADAAVNIAVDMEEEGLIDKETAVMRIDPEDISQLLHPNFKEDELEKADLLATGLAASPGAATGKIYFNSEDAAEAAADGEDVILVRKETSPEDIEGMVKSNGILTSRGGMTSHAAVVARGMGKCCVAGAGDIQVDESTRQFFVDDRVFNEGDYISLNGSTGEVYAGVVETTEAHLTDNFKKLMIWSDEYRDMGVYTNADTPKDAQVAIDFGAEGIGLCRTEHMFFDSERIMSVREMIVADSKKKRKKALEKLFPYQKEDFKGIFKVMQDKNVTVRLLDPPLHEFLPQNERDIKNLAEELTISVEELRRIISDLEEMNPMLGHRGCRLGISYPEIYKMQVRAIISAAIEVKEEEGYEVKADIMIPLVGTDRELEIIREKAEEVAEGLLEDTDTDIYYTIGTMIEIPRAALLADRIAKYADFFSFGTNDLTQMTYGFSRDDAGKFIGQYLEQEIFAKDPFQVLDQDGVGKLIENTVKLGREEKPELKIGICGEHGGEPSSIEFCHKNNLNYVSCSPYRVPIARLAAAQSAIKNN, from the coding sequence TTGAAGAAATATGTTTATGCCTTTGAAGACGGTAAAAAAGAAATGAAGTCACTGTTGGGTGGTAAAGGTGCCAATCTTGCTGAGATGAGTAAAATAGGATTACCGGTACCTCCAGGGTTTACAATCACTACAGAAGCCTGTATTCACTATATTGAAATTGGTGAAAAGTTAGAAGATAGTTTAAAAGAAAGTATTTTTAAACATTTAGAAGACTTAGAAGATGAAATCGGGAAAGATTTTGGTGATGTAAATGATCCTCTTTTAGTATCTGTTAGATCTGGTGCAGTGATTTCTATGCCGGGAATGATGGATACAATTTTAAACCTAGGTTTAAATGATAAGAGTGTTGAGGGCTTAGCTAAAAAGACTTCAAATCCTCGTTTTGCTTATGATAGTTATCGCCGTTTGATTCAAATGTTCGGTAATGTTGTACTGGGAATACCTGGGTATGAGTTTGATAATTATTTAGAAAGAAAAAAAGAGAAAAAAGATTACGACAATGATACTGATCTAACTGTTGATGATCTTAAAGATATTATCCAAGACTTTAAAGCTTTAATTAAAAATAGAAAAGACATAGAATTTCCACAAAAACCAGAAGAACAATTAATAATGGCTGTAAAAGCCGTATTCAGTTCCTGGAATAATGCAAGAGCGATTTCTTATAGAAATCACAATGATATTCCACATGATTTAGGTACTGCAGTAAATGTTCAAACTATGGTTTTTGGTAACATAGGTGATAATTCTGGTACAGGTGTTGCCTTTACTCGTAACCCTGCTACTGGCGAAAATAAAGTTTTTGGAGAATTCCTGTTAAACGCACAGGGAGAAGATGTTGTGGCAGGTATTAGAACTCCTAAAGATATTAGCGAACTAAATAATTTAATGCCTGAAGTTTATGAGGAATTTATGGAAGTAACTGAAACTTTAGAACAGCATTATAAAGATATGCAGGATATTGAATTTACTATTCAAGAAGGAGATCTTTACTTACTCCAGACTAGAACTGGTAAAAGAACCGCTGATGCAGCAGTTAATATTGCAGTTGATATGGAAGAAGAAGGATTAATTGATAAAGAGACTGCAGTTATGAGAATAGATCCAGAAGATATTAGTCAGCTATTACATCCAAACTTTAAAGAAGATGAGTTAGAAAAAGCAGATTTACTAGCTACTGGACTTGCAGCATCTCCTGGTGCAGCTACCGGTAAAATCTATTTTAATTCAGAAGATGCAGCTGAAGCGGCTGCTGATGGCGAGGATGTAATTCTTGTTCGTAAAGAAACATCACCTGAAGACATTGAAGGTATGGTTAAGTCCAATGGTATTTTAACTTCTCGTGGTGGAATGACCTCACACGCTGCAGTTGTAGCTCGTGGTATGGGTAAGTGCTGTGTAGCAGGTGCTGGAGATATTCAGGTTGATGAAAGCACAAGACAGTTCTTTGTAGATGATCGGGTATTTAATGAAGGAGATTATATTTCTCTTAATGGTAGTACAGGTGAAGTATATGCTGGAGTTGTAGAAACAACTGAAGCTCATTTAACAGATAATTTCAAAAAATTAATGATTTGGTCAGATGAATATCGTGATATGGGGGTCTATACTAATGCTGATACACCAAAAGATGCTCAAGTAGCAATTGATTTTGGGGCAGAAGGTATTGGACTCTGTCGTACAGAGCACATGTTCTTTGATAGTGAAAGAATCATGTCAGTTCGTGAAATGATTGTTGCTGATAGTAAAAAGAAGCGTAAAAAGGCACTGGAAAAATTATTCCCTTATCAAAAAGAGGATTTTAAAGGCATCTTTAAAGTTATGCAGGATAAGAATGTAACTGTAAGATTACTTGACCCACCATTACATGAGTTCTTACCTCAAAATGAAAGAGATATTAAAAATTTAGCTGAAGAATTAACTATATCTGTAGAAGAATTAAGACGGATTATTAGTGATTTAGAGGAAATGAACCCAATGTTAGGTCATCGCGGATGTCGTCTTGGTATTAGTTATCCTGAGATTTATAAAATGCAGGTAAGAGCTATAATTTCTGCAGCTATTGAAGTAAAAGAAGAGGAAGGTTATGAAGTGAAAGCGGATATTATGATTCCTCTTGTTGGTACTGACAGAGAGCTAGAAATTATAAGAGAGAAAGCAGAAGAAGTTGCTGAAGGATTATTAGAAGATACCGATACAGATATATATTATACTATTGGTACAATGATTGAGATTCCAAGAGCTGCACTTTTAGCTGATAGAATTGCTAAATATGCTGATTTCTTCTCCTTTGGTACTAATGATTTAACTCAGATGACATATGGATTTTCACGTGATGATGCTGGTAAGTTCATTGGCCAGTATTTAGAACAAGAAATATTTGCTAAAGATCCTTTCCAGGTACTGGATCAAGATGGTGTAGGTAAATTAATTGAAAACACAGTTAAATTGGGACGAGAAGAAAAGCCTGAACTTAAAATAGGAATTTGTGGAGAACATGGTGGAGAACCATCTTCTATCGAGTTTTGCCATAAAAATAATTTAAATTATGTTTCCTGTTCACCCTATAGAGTTCCAATCGCTCGTCTAGCAGCAGCGCAATCTGCAATTAAAAATAATTAA
- the groL gene encoding chaperonin GroEL (60 kDa chaperone family; promotes refolding of misfolded polypeptides especially under stressful conditions; forms two stacked rings of heptamers to form a barrel-shaped 14mer; ends can be capped by GroES; misfolded proteins enter the barrel where they are refolded when GroES binds) produces the protein MPKQLKFGEDARRKLESGVSRLANAVKVTLGPKGRNVLLEKSFGSPTITNDGVSIAKEIELKDRYENMGAQAVKEVATKTNDVAGDGTTTATVLAESILKEGFKNVAAGANPMLIKRGIQKAVETLTAEIASVSKPVEGKEAVSQIASISAGNDNEIGNLIAEAMEKVGQDGVISVEESKSMGTSLDVVEGMQFDRGYLSPYMVTDTDTMEASLEDPYILITDKKISSIQDILPLLEQVAQSGKSLMIISEEVEGEALATLVVNKIRGTFNCVAVKAPGFGDRRKAMLEDIAVLTGGTLITEDLGLKLENASINDLGQAHKVTITKDDTTIVEGNGDKEKIQDRISQLRKQIETTSSDFDREKLQERLAKLAGGVAVIQVGAATETELKEKQHRIEDALSATRAAVEEGLVAGGGTTYLEVMSALDDLNLEGDEETGVQIVRKALEAPIKQIANNAGHEGSVVVERVKEKEAGIGFDALKGEYVNMIQAGIIDPAKVTRSALQNAASAASMLLTTECLVADNSDDDDDGNGGGMPGGMPGGMGGMGGMGGMGGMM, from the coding sequence ATGCCAAAACAATTAAAATTTGGTGAAGATGCACGTCGTAAATTAGAAAGTGGAGTTTCTCGTTTAGCAAATGCAGTTAAAGTGACACTCGGTCCTAAAGGACGTAATGTATTATTAGAAAAAAGCTTTGGTTCTCCAACGATTACTAATGATGGAGTAAGTATTGCCAAAGAAATAGAACTTAAAGATCGTTATGAAAATATGGGTGCCCAGGCTGTAAAAGAGGTGGCTACTAAAACTAATGATGTTGCTGGTGATGGTACAACTACAGCAACAGTTTTAGCAGAGTCTATTTTAAAAGAAGGATTTAAAAATGTAGCAGCTGGTGCAAATCCAATGTTAATTAAAAGAGGTATTCAAAAAGCAGTTGAAACTTTAACTGCAGAAATTGCTTCAGTGTCAAAGCCTGTAGAAGGAAAAGAAGCTGTTTCTCAGATTGCTTCTATTTCTGCTGGTAATGATAATGAGATTGGTAATTTGATTGCAGAAGCAATGGAAAAAGTTGGTCAGGATGGAGTTATCTCTGTAGAAGAATCTAAGAGTATGGGAACTTCCTTAGATGTTGTAGAAGGTATGCAGTTTGATCGCGGCTACCTATCTCCATATATGGTAACTGATACTGATACAATGGAAGCTTCTTTAGAAGATCCATATATCTTAATTACAGATAAGAAAATTTCCAGTATTCAGGATATTTTACCACTGTTAGAGCAGGTTGCTCAGTCAGGTAAAAGCTTAATGATTATCTCCGAAGAAGTTGAAGGAGAAGCATTAGCTACCTTAGTAGTTAATAAAATTCGTGGAACCTTTAACTGTGTTGCAGTAAAAGCTCCTGGCTTTGGTGATCGCCGCAAAGCAATGTTAGAAGATATTGCTGTACTAACAGGTGGTACCTTAATTACTGAAGATCTTGGCTTAAAGCTTGAAAATGCAAGCATTAATGACTTAGGTCAGGCACATAAAGTAACTATTACCAAAGACGATACAACTATAGTTGAAGGTAATGGAGATAAAGAAAAAATCCAAGATAGAATTTCTCAGTTAAGAAAACAAATTGAGACTACAAGTTCAGATTTTGATAGAGAAAAATTACAGGAAAGACTTGCTAAATTAGCTGGTGGAGTTGCAGTAATCCAAGTTGGTGCGGCAACCGAAACTGAGCTAAAAGAAAAGCAGCATAGAATTGAAGATGCTTTATCTGCTACTAGAGCAGCAGTAGAAGAAGGTCTAGTTGCAGGTGGAGGTACAACCTATCTTGAAGTTATGTCTGCTCTTGATGATCTTAATTTAGAAGGAGACGAAGAGACTGGTGTGCAAATTGTACGCAAAGCTTTAGAAGCTCCAATTAAACAGATTGCTAACAATGCAGGTCATGAAGGTTCTGTTGTAGTAGAAAGAGTTAAAGAAAAAGAAGCTGGAATTGGTTTTGACGCACTCAAAGGTGAATATGTAAATATGATTCAGGCTGGTATTATTGACCCAGCAAAAGTTACACGTTCTGCCTTACAGAATGCGGCAAGTGCTGCTTCTATGCTCTTAACCACTGAATGCCTTGTTGCTGATAACAGTGACGATGATGATGATGGCAATGGTGGTGGAATGCCCGGCGGCATGCCCGGAGGAATGGGCGGCATGGGCGGAATGGGTGGAATGGGCGGTATGATGTAA
- a CDS encoding pyruvate, water dikinase regulatory protein, translating into MKNNFIVYVLSDSVGDTAEQVARAAAEQYENTDYEIKKFPYVESLKKIDKIMENLNPANSIFVYTMVNKEISEYLQRACKEKGIPYIDIMAPSLDKFTGFLNQEPIRESGVIRKLDEDYFKRVEAVEFAVKYDDGKDPRGILKADIVLIGVSRSSKTPLSMYLAHKNYKVVNIPLVTGSKVPDQLFEVPRRKIIGLMIDPSDLIEIRRERIKVLGLDNSVDYVSIEKIYEELEYAQKIMKKLGCPVIDMTKKAVEEAANLVIDIIDDLN; encoded by the coding sequence GTGAAAAATAATTTTATAGTATATGTTTTATCAGATTCAGTTGGAGATACTGCTGAACAAGTTGCTCGGGCTGCAGCAGAACAATATGAAAATACCGATTATGAAATAAAAAAATTTCCATATGTAGAGAGTCTAAAGAAAATAGATAAAATTATGGAAAATTTAAATCCTGCAAATTCAATTTTTGTTTATACTATGGTTAATAAAGAAATTTCAGAATATCTTCAAAGAGCCTGTAAAGAAAAAGGTATACCTTATATTGATATTATGGCTCCCAGTTTAGATAAATTCACTGGTTTTTTAAATCAAGAACCAATAAGAGAATCTGGAGTTATTCGTAAACTTGATGAAGATTATTTTAAAAGAGTAGAAGCGGTGGAATTTGCAGTTAAATATGATGATGGAAAAGATCCAAGAGGGATTTTAAAAGCGGATATAGTTTTAATAGGAGTTTCTCGCTCATCTAAAACTCCCTTAAGTATGTATTTAGCCCATAAAAATTATAAAGTGGTAAATATTCCACTTGTTACTGGTTCTAAAGTTCCTGACCAATTATTTGAAGTTCCTCGAAGAAAAATTATTGGTTTAATGATTGATCCTTCTGACCTTATCGAAATTCGGCGTGAAAGAATTAAAGTTTTAGGTCTTGATAATAGTGTAGATTATGTGTCAATCGAAAAGATTTATGAAGAACTGGAATATGCTCAAAAAATAATGAAAAAGCTTGGCTGTCCAGTAATTGATATGACAAAAAAAGCTGTTGAAGAAGCAGCAAATTTGGTCATTGATATCATAGATGATCTTAACTAA
- the guaA gene encoding glutamine-hydrolyzing GMP synthase: MDYDKILILDFGGQYSQLIARRVREFNVYSIIRGHDIELEEIKKIDPAAIIFSGGPDSVTGPGAPGVDQGVFELGIPILGICYGMQLMAQLLEAGHVEKAEHGEYGKANLELFTQKKLFKEIDNHSQVWMSHGDHVKKVPAGFEVIARTELTAAAAMADFERDFYGVQFHPEVNHTIQGKTILHNFLFRIVNVKANWNMADYINEEVERIRKQVGKGKVICGLSGGVDSAVASAIVHKAIGDQLTCIFVDHGLLRKGEAEQVKRTFGEEFNIPLIYVDAKKRFLDRLTGITEPEEKRKIIGDEFIQVFDEEAEKLEDVRYLVQGTIYSDVIESGGTDKAATIKSHHNVGGLPEEMNLELVEPLHFLFKDEVRKIGEVLGLPEEIVWRQPFPGPGLAIRIIGDVDWDKLEILRNADAIVQEEIKDAGLYRDIWQSFAVLPDLRSVGVMGDERTYGYPIILRAVNSDDAMTADWARLPYEVMQSISNRIVNQVKEVNRVVYDITSKPPGTIEWE; the protein is encoded by the coding sequence ATGGATTACGATAAGATACTTATTCTTGATTTTGGAGGTCAGTATAGTCAACTGATTGCCAGAAGAGTGAGAGAATTTAATGTTTATTCTATAATTAGAGGGCACGACATTGAACTAGAAGAAATCAAAAAAATTGATCCAGCAGCTATAATTTTTTCAGGAGGTCCAGACAGTGTAACTGGTCCGGGGGCCCCAGGTGTTGATCAGGGAGTTTTTGAATTAGGAATTCCTATTTTAGGTATTTGCTATGGAATGCAGTTAATGGCTCAGTTACTTGAAGCTGGTCATGTAGAAAAGGCAGAGCATGGTGAGTATGGGAAAGCAAATTTAGAATTATTTACCCAAAAGAAATTATTTAAAGAAATAGATAATCATTCACAAGTTTGGATGAGTCATGGTGATCATGTTAAAAAAGTTCCAGCAGGATTTGAAGTGATTGCCAGAACTGAATTAACTGCAGCAGCAGCAATGGCTGATTTTGAAAGAGATTTTTATGGAGTTCAGTTTCATCCAGAGGTAAACCATACTATTCAAGGAAAAACAATTCTACATAACTTTTTGTTTAGAATTGTAAATGTTAAGGCTAATTGGAATATGGCAGATTATATCAATGAAGAAGTTGAAAGGATTAGAAAACAGGTAGGTAAAGGTAAAGTTATCTGTGGACTTTCTGGAGGAGTTGATTCTGCTGTTGCTTCAGCTATTGTTCATAAGGCAATAGGAGACCAATTAACCTGTATTTTTGTTGATCATGGTCTTTTGCGAAAGGGAGAGGCTGAACAGGTTAAAAGAACTTTTGGAGAAGAATTTAATATTCCGTTGATTTATGTTGATGCCAAAAAAAGATTTTTAGACAGATTAACTGGGATTACAGAACCTGAAGAGAAAAGAAAAATAATCGGTGACGAATTTATTCAAGTTTTTGATGAAGAAGCGGAAAAATTGGAAGATGTTCGCTATTTAGTTCAGGGAACTATTTATTCTGATGTAATAGAAAGTGGTGGAACTGATAAAGCAGCAACAATCAAAAGTCACCATAATGTTGGAGGTCTGCCTGAAGAGATGAATTTAGAACTTGTAGAGCCACTGCATTTTTTATTTAAAGATGAGGTTAGGAAAATTGGTGAAGTTCTAGGTTTACCTGAAGAAATTGTTTGGAGACAGCCTTTTCCCGGTCCAGGTCTAGCCATTCGAATTATTGGCGATGTAGATTGGGATAAATTAGAAATCTTGCGAAATGCAGATGCAATTGTTCAAGAAGAAATAAAAGATGCTGGTCTTTATAGAGATATCTGGCAGTCTTTTGCAGTTTTACCTGACTTGCGAAGTGTAGGTGTTATGGGTGACGAAAGGACATATGGATATCCAATTATTTTGAGAGCAGTAAATAGTGATGATGCAATGACTGCTGATTGGGCTCGTCTTCCATATGAAGTTATGCAGTCAATTTCTAATAGAATTGTTAATCAGGTTAAAGAAGTAAACAGAGTTGTCTATGATATTACATCAAAACCTCCTGGAACAATAGAATGGGAGTAA
- a CDS encoding radical SAM protein — translation MKNKRTREEIIFKTVKEDNILPITSICKLNCIFCSHKNNPPEVETYNFGHLEFELIKRMIEFLDPEQPVFIGESASKIIEGEPFVHPDIYKILKYLRQRWPEIEIKITSSGSFIELKRVEFLKKLKPLELNISLNGPAPEERVFLMNDSQPDNVFKLLPKLKKNKINFEASIVSMHHLKGFEYLKRSFDFLEKYPPQSLRVFLAGFSNYADQDLAVDSSEYYRLNNFINKQIANYSYPIIIEPQLISSLAANVNDIIANSAAAKANLKSGDLILKVNGKTVKSRVDAFYKIKSAKNPKIELKREEKQINTIIEKEEGISSGLIMSYDLSLNQINKLKAYAEASKKDKKNKKTLIISSQFAYSFFKKMLAPYLNSNYNLNLLKAKNYFFGGSIAAAGLLCNQDLIKLIKKADLEADRIILPEIIYDYYGNDLLGKHYSELEDNFKAEVILI, via the coding sequence ATGAAAAACAAAAGAACTAGAGAAGAAATAATTTTTAAAACAGTTAAAGAAGATAATATTTTACCAATAACTTCAATTTGTAAATTGAATTGTATTTTTTGTAGTCATAAAAATAACCCGCCAGAAGTTGAAACTTACAATTTTGGCCATTTAGAATTTGAACTTATTAAAAGAATGATTGAATTTTTAGATCCAGAGCAGCCTGTTTTTATCGGAGAATCTGCTAGTAAAATTATTGAAGGTGAGCCTTTTGTCCATCCAGATATTTATAAAATTTTGAAATATTTAAGGCAGCGCTGGCCAGAAATTGAAATTAAAATTACCAGTAGTGGATCATTTATAGAGCTGAAAAGGGTAGAATTTTTAAAAAAATTAAAGCCTCTTGAATTAAATATTTCTTTAAATGGCCCCGCTCCTGAGGAACGGGTTTTTTTAATGAATGATTCTCAACCAGATAATGTTTTTAAACTACTACCTAAATTAAAAAAGAATAAAATAAATTTTGAAGCAAGTATTGTATCAATGCATCATCTTAAAGGTTTTGAATATTTAAAAAGAAGTTTTGATTTTTTAGAAAAATATCCTCCCCAGAGTTTGAGAGTTTTTCTAGCAGGATTCAGTAATTATGCAGATCAAGATTTAGCTGTTGATTCAAGTGAATATTATAGACTAAATAACTTTATTAATAAGCAGATAGCTAATTATTCATATCCAATTATTATCGAACCACAGCTAATTTCATCATTAGCTGCAAATGTTAATGATATAATTGCTAATTCAGCTGCAGCTAAGGCTAATTTAAAAAGTGGTGATTTGATTTTAAAAGTAAATGGGAAAACCGTAAAAAGTAGAGTAGATGCTTTTTATAAAATTAAATCAGCTAAAAACCCTAAAATTGAATTGAAGCGGGAGGAGAAACAAATAAATACTATTATTGAAAAAGAAGAAGGCATAAGTTCAGGTTTAATTATGTCCTATGATTTAAGTTTAAATCAAATAAACAAATTAAAAGCTTATGCAGAAGCTAGTAAAAAAGATAAGAAAAATAAAAAAACATTAATCATCTCATCTCAATTTGCCTATTCTTTTTTTAAAAAAATGTTGGCTCCTTATTTAAATTCTAATTATAATTTAAATTTGCTTAAGGCAAAAAATTATTTTTTTGGGGGCTCAATAGCTGCTGCTGGTTTACTTTGTAATCAAGATTTAATTAAATTAATTAAAAAAGCAGACTTAGAAGCCGATAGAATAATTTTACCAGAAATAATTTATGATTATTATGGTAATGATTTGTTGGGGAAGCATTATAGTGAACTTGAAGATAATTTTAAAGCAGAAGTCATATTAATCTGA